One genomic window of Pseudomonadales bacterium includes the following:
- a CDS encoding alpha/beta fold hydrolase, producing MPERKFEIDNEEYPFTSHWFERNGTPMHYLDEGEGVPVVFCHGNPTWSFLYRNIIKELSGECRCIAHDLPGFGFSEHPPGYGYTPQEHAEWLEDFLIGHLKLEKFILVVQDWGGPTGLTVATKYPDRVLGVVISSTWAWKASGTGYVFSKLMGNPLARQLILKKNFFAKTLVPKLLGEGSNNSAIRQAYTAPFPTPDSRMGTAEFPKQITAAAPWLEELESRLHKLKDKPVEFVFGLKDLMSKPADIDKWLSHFPDANVQKIPDANHYTQEDCPENYVIAVRSILKKVAE from the coding sequence ATGCCAGAGAGAAAATTTGAAATAGATAATGAGGAATACCCCTTTACCAGTCACTGGTTTGAGCGCAACGGAACCCCAATGCATTACCTTGATGAAGGAGAGGGCGTGCCGGTAGTTTTTTGCCACGGTAATCCTACCTGGTCATTTCTTTATCGAAATATCATCAAGGAGCTTTCGGGGGAATGTCGTTGTATTGCGCATGACCTTCCCGGTTTTGGGTTCTCTGAGCATCCCCCTGGATATGGTTATACACCGCAAGAGCATGCGGAGTGGCTTGAGGATTTCTTGATTGGTCACTTGAAGCTGGAGAAGTTTATTCTGGTCGTGCAAGACTGGGGTGGCCCCACAGGTTTAACTGTTGCGACGAAATACCCGGATCGTGTGCTGGGTGTGGTGATCAGTAGTACCTGGGCCTGGAAGGCGAGCGGCACGGGCTATGTATTTTCCAAACTGATGGGCAACCCGTTGGCCAGGCAGTTGATCCTGAAGAAGAATTTTTTTGCCAAGACGCTGGTGCCGAAGTTGCTGGGCGAGGGCAGCAATAATTCAGCGATTAGGCAGGCATACACGGCTCCTTTCCCAACCCCTGATTCCCGGATGGGGACAGCTGAATTTCCAAAGCAGATTACCGCCGCAGCTCCTTGGCTGGAAGAGCTGGAAAGCCGCCTGCACAAACTGAAGGATAAGCCAGTGGAATTTGTTTTTGGGCTTAAAGATCTGATGAGCAAGCCTGCTGATATTGACAAGTGGTTGTCACATTTTCCCGATGCAAATGTGCAAAAAATTCCGGACGCCAATCACTACACCCAGGAAGATTGTCCGGAGAATTACGTGATTGCGGTGCGGAGTATTCTGAAGAAAGTTGCGGAGTAA